In Leishmania mexicana MHOM/GT/2001/U1103 complete genome, chromosome 34, one DNA window encodes the following:
- a CDS encoding putative cytochrome P450 reductase, with amino-acid sequence MAQKRYVALAGALVLGATSAVLLMRQWKVQRERREFAERYAKQIKAAREAHAQSLNGGSASQDSADISDADFDDEAATVKVIYGSESGNAEGLAKGFVMTLRDRGVQAALIDPSRWAYMEDYLYHNKRNVPLFHPINGASTNTSAAGKESRKTSEEANRSRPPLVYIFIVATAGEGEPTGNFMALFQEMQSAVRRATTAKAPAPSSAVTTGAAPSSATEAAPFKNIYYAVFGLGDSSYKYYCRSATDTNTLLKKGGGINVHRVGFGDARYGMQEDVFDEWQEKVMLALEEKCGLEMTTGTRAPPKPELQFRFLSSTAATTAATTSTVPQAGPCGAAEGTAAPSATVITDNADPNRSVLLRTATPSSTVAAESTSAPPISLPFPPPPVLLEPSLMNPTRIRLVTKTQLSSPRDSDGSSVYRFCFETDGTGISYQAGDHLGIFPTNPPEMVARCAKALSIPAGELETPVELCEIVPSRGILRNVLPARVPLRVVLQRYVDLCGRPKKSTLRILAKYCMDPVQQEAFLELLRLPAEKEAEEAAAAGSCAAWKPKKLRTVVDYLEKFPSCCCIPLGHFIEVMPRTQPRYYSIASDRMSHGTKVEIIVRVLADGLASSYLAHRVEEGDEVFAYVRITTFHLPQRIGEKRPVLMIGPGTGAAAMVGFCYRKEALMRKQPAALYGPTVFLFGAQRRTTEYFVEEEVQRWAMAPTEMRQWDADHPISHAGVAARRSKAHSSEPLPTSVITTVDCAFSRDQEEKRYVTSLIDKHKDLIYEMLTSTAGGGCLVFLSGEASAMAKDVDRALVALLQDRGGMTRLAALEFLRRMESDHRYLKDVY; translated from the coding sequence ATGGCGCAAAAGCGGTACGTGGCCCTGGCAGGAGCCTTGGTGCTTGGCGCCACCTCCGCGGTGCTTCTGATGCGACAGTGGAAAgtgcagcgcgagcgccgcgAGTTCGCAGAGCGGTACGCGAAGCAGATAAAGGCGGCTCGTGAGGCGCATGCCCAGTCCTTGAACGGTGGCAGTGCCTCGCAGGACTCAGCGGACATTAGCGACGCCGACTTCGATGATGAGGCTGCGACCGTGAAGGTTATCTACGGCAGCGAGTCTGGCAATGCCGAGGGACTGGCGAAGGGTTTCGTCATGACACTGCGCGACCGCGGCGTCCAGGCCGCGCTCATCGATCCTAGCCGGTGGGCGTACATGGAGGACTACTTGTACCACAACAAGCGCAACGTGCCGCTGTTTCACCCCATCAACGGGGCATCCACCaacaccagcgccgccgggAAGGAGAGTCGCAAGACTTCAGAGGAAGCGAACAGATCACGTCCGCCGTTGGTGTACATCTTCATTGTTGCAACTGCTGGTGAGGGCGAACCGACCGGTAACTTCATGGCTCTCTTCCAAGAAATGCagtcggcggtgaggcgaGCTACCACAGCCAAGGCACCTGCCCCGTCCAGTGCTGTCACCACAGgtgccgcgccgtcgtcggctACCGAGGCGGCACCATTCAAGAACATCTACTACGCAGTGTTCGGACTCGGTGACAGCTCCTACAAGTACTactgccgctccgccaccgACACGAACACTCTCCTCAAGAAGGGTGGGGGCATCAACGTGCATCGTGTCGGCTTTGGCGACGCCCGCTACGGCATGCAGGAAGACGTCTTCGATGAATGGCAGGAGAAGGTGATGCTtgcgctggaggagaagtGTGGGCTGGAGATGACAACAggcacgcgtgcgccgccAAAGCCCGAGCTGCAGTTCCGCTTCCTGTCTTCcaccgcagcgacgacggcggccaccacgtcCACCGTCCCTCAGGCAGGCCCCTGCGGAGCCGCCGAaggcaccgcagcgccatccgcgACTGTTATCACGGACAACGCGGACCCGAACCGCAGCGTTCTCCTGAGAACCGCAACACCGAGCAGCACCGTGGCGGCAGAGAGCACGAGCGCACCGCCCATCTCGCTCCCGtttccgccgccaccggtgctgctggaacCGTCGCTGATGAACCCGACAAGGATCCGCCTCGTAACGAAGACGCAGCTGTCTTCGCCGCGCGACAgtgacggcagcagcgtctaCCGCTTCTGCTTTGAGACGGACGGCACCGGCATCTCGTACCAGGCTGGCGACCATCTTGGGATCTTTCCCACGAACCCACCGGAGATGGTGGCGCGGTGCGCCAAGGCCCTCTCCATTCCAGCGGGCGAGCTGGAGACACCAGTGGAACTGTGCGAGATAGTGCCATCGCGCGGCATTCTTCGAAACGTGCTGCCGGCCCGTGTACCTTTGCGCGTTGTGCTGCAACGCTACGTGGACCTGTGCGGCCGTCCAAAGAAGTCGACCCTGCGCATTCTCGCCAAGTACTGTATGGACCCGGTTCAGCAGGAGGCCTTCCTCgagctcctccgcctccccgccgagaaggaggcggaggaggcagcggctgcgggtAGCTGTGCTGCGTGGAAGCCGAAGAAGCTGCGCACCGTCGTCGACTATCTGGAGAAGTTCCCTAGCTGCTGTTGCATCCCGCTTGGCCACTTCATCGAGGTCATGCCGcgcacgcagccgcgctACTACTCCATCGCGTCGGACCGTATGTCTCACGGCACCAAGGTCGAGATTATCGTGCGAGTTCTCGCGGACGGGCTGGCGAGCTCCTACCTCGCCCATCGCGTCGAGGAAGGAGACGAGGTGTTTGCGTACGTCCGCATCACCACCTTCCATCTTCCGCAGCGCATTGGAGAGAAGCGACCGGTCCTTATGATCGGCCCgggcaccggcgctgccgctatGGTAGGGTTTTGCTACAGGAAGGAGGCCCTCATGCGAAAGCAGCCAGCGGCCCTTTACGGCCCGACCGTTTTCCTCTTcggtgcgcagcgtcgcacAACGGAGTActttgtggaggaggaggtccAGCGCTGGGCGATGGCGCCGACCGAGATGAGGCAATGGGACGCCGATCACCCGATCTCCCACGccggggtggcggcgcgccgcagcaagGCGCACTCGTCGGAGCCACTGCCCACCTCTGTCATCACCACCGTTGATTGCGCCTTTAGTAGAGATcaagaggagaagaggtACGTCACGTCTCTCATTGACAAGCACAAGGATCTCATCTACGAGATGCTCAcgagcaccgccggcggcggaTGCCTTGTCTTCTTGTCCGGTGAAGCGTCTGCCATGGCGAAGGACGTGGATCGGGcactggtggcgctgctgcaggaccGCGGAGGCATGACGCGCCTAGCGGCGCTTGAGTTTTTGCGGCGCATGGAAAGCGACCACCGCTATCTCAAGGATGTGTACTAG
- a CDS encoding putative RNA binding protein produces the protein MADSSCTSATAAAAATAAPAFDFQPLQKSNVDLFAPAPQVKKLTRREKDKMLRELEVKRAKERAVDDAKDAGGKGRKAQPRQSNRSAAVAEVVRAATSSSSGDANGMRSKGERKNGLFETVFDTKEVEQELAAQEDRRNRKRSKKQVLRHALHSNEEEDARTVFVGNLPNTIHKRDVEKIFKSCGSITAVRIRCQALEELDEKHQNMGRAVRVLRGEIKKDAKYSATAYVLFDSAKSIASALEKNGLVFHSRHLVVTTMDVESRAYPPETSIFLGNVAYNTTEEDVWSFFQEHGIADVKRVRLVRDRETGDCKGFGYVEFMHASSVQPAIETRGDKLNGRELRIVHVNKSKEVKVATKNRREKRRGEHAGGRGGAEERKRSRSGGDGDGGSRDSQGYSNFKKPRTESGLPSWAGLTTNPRRKMPKDLRPLVEGKVEFKPRGPRAPVKRKTRNPEK, from the coding sequence ATGGCGGACTCTTCGTGCACGTCTGctactgccgctgcggcggctaCCGCGGCCCCCGCCTTTGACTTCCAGCCTCTCCAGAAGAGCAATGTCGACCTCTTTGCTCCGGCGCCGCAGGTGAAGAAGCTCACTCGGCGTGAGAAAGACAAGATGCTGCGCGAACTGGAGGTGAAGCGAGCCAAAGAGCGCGCCGTCGATGACGCCAAGGACGCGGGCGGCAAGGGTAGGAAGGCGCAGCCGAGGCAGAGCAACAGAAGTGCCGCGGTGGCCGAAGTGGTGCGCgctgccacctcctcctcgtccggtGACGCCAACGGTATGAGAAGTAAGGGTGAGAGGAAGAATGGGCTCTTCGAGACGGTTTTCGACACAAAGGAGGTGGAACAAGAGCTCGCCGCCCAGGAGGATCGCCGCAACCGGAAGCGCTCGAAGAAGCAGGTGCTCCGACATGCACTGCACTCcaacgaagaggaagacgcaCGCACTGTCTTCGTGGGCAACCTGCCCAACACTATCCACAAGCGCGATGTGGAGAAGATTTTCAAGTcgtgcggcagcatcacggCGGTCCGCATCCGCTGCCAGGCGCTAGAGGAGCTCGACGAGAAGCACCAAAATATGGGTCGTGCCGTGCGGGTACTGCGCGGCGAAATCAAGAAGGACGCGAAATACAGTGCAACGGCCTACGTCCTCTTCGACTCAGCCAAATCTATCGCATCCGCCCTGGAAAAGAACGGGCTGGTCTTCCACAGCCGCCACCTGGTCGTGACGACAATGGACGTCGAGAGCCGTGCGTACCCGCCAGAGACATCCATCTTCCTCGGCAACGTGGCCTACAacacgacggaggaggatgtgTGGAGCTTCTTTCAGGAGCACGGCATCGCAGATGTGAAGCGAGTCCGCCTGGTGCGGGATCGCGAGACAGGCGACTGCAAGGGCTTCGGTTACGTTGAGTTCATGCACGCCTCATCTGTCCAACCTGCCATAGAGACCCGCGGCGACAAGCTTAATGGGCGAGAACTGCGCATCGTGCACGTTAACAAGTCAAAGGAGGTGAAGGTGGCGACGAAGAACCGACGCGAGAAGCGACGCGGTGAgcacgccggcggccgtggcggcgcagaggagcgcaagcgatcgcgcagcggaggcgacggtgacggtggcagTAGAGACAGCCAAGGCTACTCCAACTTCAAGAAACCGCGCACCGAGTCCGGCCTTCCTTCGTGGGCGGGTTTAACGACAAACCCGCGGCGCAAGATGCCGAAGGATCTGCGGCCGCTTGTAGAGGGCAAGGTAGAGTTCAAGCCGCGCGGCCCACGCGCGCCGGTGAAGCGCAAGACACGCAACCCAGAGAAGTAA